The sequence TATCTGACTACGTGGCTTAGTGCGCAGGGTTGGCAAGAGGGCAGCGGTGAGGCGGATTGGTGCATACAAGTTGATCCGCAACAGACGCTCAGTAGCGTCTGTCGGGATTGCGTCAAGTGGCCCGTACAGCCCAATACCGGCGTTATGAATGATCAGGTCGAGATCAGGCGCGATCTGCCTGACTTGCCGGGCCAATCGATCACAATCGTCAGTATTGCTCAGATCGGCCGGCAACAAGGCACGAATCCGCCCTTCGCTTGGTTGTAATTGATGTTGGGCTGCGAATTCGGCGGCAGTGCGTAGCCGGTGTGGGTTATGACTACTCAAGATGAGGTCTGCTCCTGCGGCTAACAACTGACGGCTGAACTCGCGCCCAAGTCCACCACCGGCGCCGGTTATCAGTACTACTCGTCGGGCAAATGCCTTCATGCCACATCCTCATCATCAGTTGTCAGACTGTCAATCTCCACCAGGCTCTGTTGGCACGCCATTTCAAGCCGGTTGAGACGACGCTGGAACTGATTGATCGCGAAGGTGCTGAAGGTTTCGATCTGCAAATTGAAGGGCATCGGGTCATAACTGGCAAAAATTTCGTCAATGACACCCATCGCGTAGAGGACTAGCTCATTCATCCGCTCAACAATATGATCCCAGATACTCTGATCGGTCGCGATCAGCCGTGAGAGGAGATAAATACCGTAAGCGATGTGGCGTGACTCGTCTTGTTTAAGTAGCCGAATCCCTTCACGAGTACCGGGCATAATCTTTTGGGTGTCGAGAATGGTGAAATAGGCATGGTAGCCGGTTTCGGCCAGCACACCCTCGACAATCATGTTGTATGTGAGCGATGCCTCAGCGAGATTGCGTGGCGAGGGGTCTTGATCGAGGCGGTGCATTGCTGCCGGTAACGCTTCATAGATGAGTGCACGATAATTGGCAGTGTGATAGCGGCTGAGATCAGGGTCAACACGAGCTACTTCACTAATGAAGCGGGCGAAGAAATCGGTATGTTTGGCTTCCTCAAATAGAAAGGTGGTGAGGTAGAGTTCCTCTTCAAGCCGACCTTCACTGGCAATAGTCCGAATGAGCGGCAACAGATCAAGGGTGACGGCCTCTTCACCGGCCTGGAACAAGGCGGTCAGGCGCAGCAGCAGATCACGTTCGTCATCCTGTAGCTGTTCCCAATCGCGGGCATCACGGCTCAAGTCGATGAGTGACGGATTCCAGATGCCAAAGCGCTTGGCTTTCTCGAACAGGCGCATTGGTGGACTGTGACGATTCAGGCCACGACTCGTCGTAATGAAATCGGTATGGGTCACTTCGTTTTCCTCCTGTTCATGCGGGGTTGTCTTATCTTTCAGGTTGCTCAATCGGTATCAAACAGGTGAGTAAAGCGCTACCTGCCCAGAGGTCAATTTCAGGAATTGACGAAGTTGCCAGGTTCACTAAGGCATTGCGTGCAATAGTATTGCCTGCTGTGCAGTTGCTGACTATCGCCATTACTGCTGCATATCGAACTGAAAGCGGTTGGGTTTCTGTCTCGGTGGCAAGTTGGGCTAAATCCTTGATCGTTGCTTCATCGGCTTGCTGCGCGAGTGCTCTGATAGCAAGACAGCGCAACTGCTCTGAGTGTTCAGGATGGATGGCTACTGCCCAGATCAACGGATCAGATGGTGTATGTGTACTCAGGTGTTGTACAGCCAGACCCTTGAGCACTTCAGGCGTATGTGGGTCGGTGAGCACTTGACGTAAGGCTGGATGATGTGGATCGGCGGTCGCCAGCAGTGCAAACGCCTGAGTTTGCAGCGCCGGGTATGGTGCGAGCAGCCCTTCAATGAAAACAGGGAGAACGTCTTCGGTTGCGGTATCGCGCAATGCTGCCGCAGCGGCCAATCGGATGCTCAGATCGGGGTGACTGCGAACAAGACGCAACAGGATTGGGGTCGTAGTTGGGATTTGACCGGCGAGCGCATCAACCGCAGCCAGTGCACAGGTTCGGTCGGCGTCGAATGCCATGCGATGGAGGAGGTTTGCTGGCGCTGGCCGATCACTGCGCTTGAGCGCATAGAGGGCAGCACTGCGCAGTGGTTCTGGTTGTGTTGTGATAATCTCCATGAGGCGCGAAACCGGAATGGCGACAGCGGCATGGAGTGCAGCCACCCGGATGTCCATTGCCTCTTGTTCGTTGTCAACAATGGTCATTAGGGTTGGCGTTGCTGTCGAATCGGCGCTCCGCCCCAAAGCTTGCAGTGCGGCGAGACGTATGCCTATCTCAGATGAATTGCAGACGATCCGTAGCAATGTGTCACGAACCTCTGCCGAGAATGGCGGTCGTATCTGGTGAAGTGCGTTGCACGCCAGATCACGATCGGTTGCTTCAGCCAATTGGATCAATATCTGTGCACCGTCGGGGCGGTCGGCAATAGCACGGAGCGCGGCCATGCGGAGGGGATGGTCGTTCACTGCCTCGCGGGCCAGACGTGCCAGTTCGGGTGTAGTGAGAACGGCCAGTAAATCGGTTAGTGGTCGTGGGGTGCTCGCATCGTACAGCACGATCTCGATCAGCGCCTTGGTCGCCGGGTAGAGATGTGGATGTCGTTGACCGATCTGCGCAACCGCACGAACAGCAGCACTACTTACCCGTAACACGTGGTGGGCGACGAGGACAGAGGGTCGATCAAGGATGGGACGAACACCATCAGCGACTGTATCTGAGTGAACGATTAGATCGGCCAGGATGGCACGAGTTGACTCAGCAGCCGCCGACAACCATCGTTCCGCCGGGCCGATCAGGGCCGGCAGAGCTTTGATCCATTCTTGCAGTACATGTACACCGTATATCGGCGCCAATAGATACCCAAGTGTCGTGATTGCCTCAGCGGTACCGTATCGTCCGAGGGCAGCAATAAGCGTGATCGTCAATTCGCTATCGATGTCGGGCCGGTAAGCAAGGTCGTGCAATATCTTGCGGGCTGCTGCTGCCGCTGCGTGACTCTGAGTGGCTATATGAGTGAGGGTCTGAACTACCGCTCGGCGCAGCAGTGGTGGGTGCTGGTAGCTTACATACGATTGTAAGAATGGTACTGCTTGTGGATAATGCACAAACTGATAGGCAGCCGCTGCGCGTACTATCGTCAGTTCGCTTTCGGTGTCTATCAGGCGTTTGAGCAACATCTGCCCACCTGGTAAGCGGTGGAGGAAGCGAATGGCCCGCAGCCGTAAATCGAGTGACAACCGGTTACTTAGAGCAAAGCTGACCAGAAAGGTCTGTCCCTCCTTATCGAGGGTCAGGTCGGCCAATGCTTCATCGCGGGCGACCCACGGTTGATGGGTTTGCATAATGAAGCGTGCAACGCGATCAACCTGACCTGTGCGTAGCCAGACGGTACGAGCTGCCTGGCGGACTTCAGCCGCCGGATCGGCAGCAGCATGTTCGAGGTCAGTATTAGAAAGGGCAGCGGGTGCCAGTGCCCGAATAGGAGCCGGAAGTTCGGTATGTTGCAAGAGATAGTGCGCTATAATACGCTGACGTTCTGTACCGGCAGCGCCACTCAGCAGTAATCGTAAGCCGAGCTGTAGGGCCGGATTGGTCAACCACGAATGAGCATTGCCACTGCTCACGGCCAGAAGACAACGCCCTGCCTGACCGATCAGATCGGTGTACTCTGGTAAGGGTGGAGGCGTCATCTGCTGCTGACATAGCAGGTCAATTGCGTGCCAGCGGAGTGGTGGTGGGGCATCGGTCGCATCAAGGAAGGTTATGAGCAATTTGTGGCTGGCTGCCGGTGCTAATTGCGCCACAATCCGTTCCAGCAACAGGGTTATCTGACCGGACTGCGTGCGGCCAATATCGGTCAGAATAATTGGCAGTGCTGGTACCAGCGTGTTCAGCGCCTCACCACCGTAGCGACACATCTCTTCGAGCAGGGGGCGGCTTAGTGCAGGATCAAGCCGTGGCCGTTCGCGGAGTGCTCGCGCCAGCAGCAGTAGTCGTTCGCCGTTTGGCAGGTCGGATTCGGCGAGGGCTGTGATTAGTGGTTGCGGGTCAAGCGTAACCCCAAATGCTAACGGTAGGCAAAAAGCCCGCCATTGTGCGCCAGCATTTCGGATCGTTGTTGGTTCTGGCCGTGATTGGGCGGCTAATTCGACGGCTTGCTGATAGATA comes from Chloroflexus sp. Y-396-1 and encodes:
- a CDS encoding SDR family oxidoreductase; this translates as MKAFARRVVLITGAGGGLGREFSRQLLAAGADLILSSHNPHRLRTAAEFAAQHQLQPSEGRIRALLPADLSNTDDCDRLARQVRQIAPDLDLIIHNAGIGLYGPLDAIPTDATERLLRINLYAPIRLTAALLPTLRTKPRSQIVFISSILGRAALPNISIYCAAKFGLRGFANGLAADGYCVSTVYPFFTQTDILDAPQYGVSSKRRVPSWLLDQPAPVVQASLNGIAARQRDIYPSWKARLYGVTAALAPGILPPFSRLVAG
- a CDS encoding R2-like ligand-binding oxidase; the protein is MKDKTTPHEQEENEVTHTDFITTSRGLNRHSPPMRLFEKAKRFGIWNPSLIDLSRDARDWEQLQDDERDLLLRLTALFQAGEEAVTLDLLPLIRTIASEGRLEEELYLTTFLFEEAKHTDFFARFISEVARVDPDLSRYHTANYRALIYEALPAAMHRLDQDPSPRNLAEASLTYNMIVEGVLAETGYHAYFTILDTQKIMPGTREGIRLLKQDESRHIAYGIYLLSRLIATDQSIWDHIVERMNELVLYAMGVIDEIFASYDPMPFNLQIETFSTFAINQFQRRLNRLEMACQQSLVEIDSLTTDDEDVA
- a CDS encoding PBS lyase — protein: MSERSAERPELQFVPRALRDLFLPRRLPREVRIAIEQWIEAEPLSRLLPAAFDLPLLPELDLTHILADTRHLAIVGPPASGRSLALAQIARQWLNSQTTVPLVRLLLSDIDIPSLTPRAIVVRALARRNLAPNPLEHNLPCLLLIDDWEELPLARRAIWQRFLVNLSERWPKARVVIALPSGELWPGFAHRAITPLSDEQLTAWIQILFPHSGPQTLFPLFERDPLVMLRERPAEFIMLALTQPLSGWPVSRAALYERMAAFATPILATTNDQAGWRIGASARRIYQQAVELAAQSRPEPTTIRNAGAQWRAFCLPLAFGVTLDPQPLITALAESDLPNGERLLLLARALRERPRLDPALSRPLLEEMCRYGGEALNTLVPALPIILTDIGRTQSGQITLLLERIVAQLAPAASHKLLITFLDATDAPPPLRWHAIDLLCQQQMTPPPLPEYTDLIGQAGRCLLAVSSGNAHSWLTNPALQLGLRLLLSGAAGTERQRIIAHYLLQHTELPAPIRALAPAALSNTDLEHAAADPAAEVRQAARTVWLRTGQVDRVARFIMQTHQPWVARDEALADLTLDKEGQTFLVSFALSNRLSLDLRLRAIRFLHRLPGGQMLLKRLIDTESELTIVRAAAAYQFVHYPQAVPFLQSYVSYQHPPLLRRAVVQTLTHIATQSHAAAAAARKILHDLAYRPDIDSELTITLIAALGRYGTAEAITTLGYLLAPIYGVHVLQEWIKALPALIGPAERWLSAAAESTRAILADLIVHSDTVADGVRPILDRPSVLVAHHVLRVSSAAVRAVAQIGQRHPHLYPATKALIEIVLYDASTPRPLTDLLAVLTTPELARLAREAVNDHPLRMAALRAIADRPDGAQILIQLAEATDRDLACNALHQIRPPFSAEVRDTLLRIVCNSSEIGIRLAALQALGRSADSTATPTLMTIVDNEQEAMDIRVAALHAAVAIPVSRLMEIITTQPEPLRSAALYALKRSDRPAPANLLHRMAFDADRTCALAAVDALAGQIPTTTPILLRLVRSHPDLSIRLAAAAALRDTATEDVLPVFIEGLLAPYPALQTQAFALLATADPHHPALRQVLTDPHTPEVLKGLAVQHLSTHTPSDPLIWAVAIHPEHSEQLRCLAIRALAQQADEATIKDLAQLATETETQPLSVRYAAVMAIVSNCTAGNTIARNALVNLATSSIPEIDLWAGSALLTCLIPIEQPER